From Pseudoxanthomonas sp. CF385, a single genomic window includes:
- a CDS encoding transglycosylase SLT domain-containing protein, translating to MSFAVPACLRYWPVVATLSLLLVSPVSHAQRVSARDRAAVEALEQRMAAAEKRYRDGLVLVANSDPRGAAESDAALEDMEDVLDACIKQRGCQVHTLLASYKRLLKDNADGRTADAEEEGEAIDALDDGTDHATPVGTAVPETARTAALLNDQRHAFDRMVEYNPAIQAGIRRWLTDMRPALIDSYENYQNMRAELYPAWERSGLPEALLFGIMAKESNGKVHSTSRAGAAGPMQFMFNTGARFGLGRDASGFDTRYDPYASGQASAAYINERMRGLNNNIELALAAYNGGEGRAARVYRENSGLGFWDDVVYSQFPGETRDYVPMVIAAAWLFLHPRQYGLEFPKVNAQPATLKLARDASIYELTICLGNGGTREGYMRTLRNLNPRYQAETWIPAGTLLNANARIAGLYARYCVSGPRAELARTLVSADPAAAIRRTQLTGNVAVGDVTPVAGVPTTVATGEPKPAEPKAKQARDYRVAKGDTLGRIAKRFQCDQKKLARANNLKAPGYAVRPGQELTLESCKK from the coding sequence ATGTCCTTCGCGGTTCCCGCCTGCCTGCGTTACTGGCCCGTCGTGGCCACCCTGTCCCTGTTGCTGGTATCGCCCGTCTCCCATGCCCAGCGCGTTTCCGCCCGCGACCGCGCCGCGGTGGAGGCGCTCGAGCAGCGCATGGCGGCCGCCGAGAAGCGCTACCGCGATGGCCTGGTGCTGGTGGCCAACAGCGACCCGCGTGGCGCCGCCGAGAGCGATGCAGCGCTGGAGGACATGGAGGACGTGCTGGACGCCTGCATCAAGCAGCGCGGCTGCCAGGTGCATACGTTGCTGGCGAGCTACAAGCGCTTGCTGAAGGACAACGCCGATGGGCGGACGGCCGATGCGGAAGAGGAAGGCGAGGCGATCGACGCGCTGGACGACGGCACCGATCACGCGACGCCGGTCGGCACCGCCGTGCCGGAGACCGCACGCACCGCCGCCCTGCTCAACGACCAGCGGCACGCCTTCGACCGCATGGTCGAGTACAACCCCGCCATCCAGGCCGGCATCCGGCGCTGGCTGACCGACATGCGCCCCGCGCTGATCGACAGTTACGAGAACTACCAGAACATGCGCGCCGAGCTGTATCCGGCGTGGGAGCGCAGCGGCCTGCCCGAGGCGTTGCTGTTCGGCATCATGGCCAAGGAATCCAACGGCAAGGTGCACTCGACTTCGCGCGCGGGCGCCGCAGGCCCGATGCAGTTCATGTTCAACACCGGCGCCCGCTTCGGGCTCGGCCGCGACGCCAGCGGCTTCGACACGCGCTACGACCCCTATGCCTCCGGACAGGCCAGCGCGGCGTACATCAACGAGCGCATGCGCGGGCTGAACAACAACATCGAGCTGGCGCTGGCCGCCTACAACGGCGGCGAAGGCCGTGCCGCGCGCGTCTATCGCGAGAACAGCGGCCTCGGTTTCTGGGACGACGTGGTCTACAGCCAGTTCCCGGGCGAGACGCGCGACTACGTGCCCATGGTCATCGCGGCGGCGTGGCTGTTCCTGCACCCGCGCCAGTACGGGCTGGAGTTCCCGAAGGTCAACGCGCAGCCGGCGACCCTGAAGCTGGCGCGCGACGCCTCGATCTACGAGCTGACCATCTGCCTCGGCAACGGCGGTACGCGCGAGGGTTACATGCGCACGCTGCGCAACCTCAATCCCCGCTACCAGGCGGAAACCTGGATTCCGGCCGGTACCCTGCTCAACGCGAACGCGCGGATCGCTGGTCTCTACGCGCGCTACTGCGTCAGCGGGCCGCGTGCCGAACTGGCGCGTACCCTGGTCAGCGCCGACCCCGCGGCCGCCATCCGCCGCACGCAGCTCACCGGCAATGTCGCCGTGGGCGATGTGACGCCCGTGGCCGGCGTGCCGACCACGGTCGCCACCGGCGAGCCCAAGCCGGCCGAACCCAAGGCCAAGCAGGCGCGCGACTACCGTGTCGCCAAGGGCGACACGCTGGGACGCATCGCGAAGCGC
- a CDS encoding helicase HerA-like domain-containing protein, whose product MECSTAAHLLPLESRHHHARSNMDPILLGKGVTDDIPVTLQPKFGNRHGLVAGATGTGKTVTLMTLAEGFSRMGVPVFMADVKGDVAGLAAAGDGSEKVLQRAKDIGVADYAPSANPVVFWDLYGKLGHPVRTTVSEMGPTLLSRILELNDTQSGVLDIVFKLADDRGLLLLDLEDLRALLGLVAAERKDISTSYGLVSTQSVGAIQRALLRLEQEGGEMFFGEPALELADLMRTNTDGRGVIGILAADQLILKPRLYSSFLLWLLSELFETLPEVGDLDKPKLVFVFDEAHLLFDDSPPALQQRIEQVVRLIRSKGVGVYFCSQFPDDVPDNILGQLGNRVQHALRAFTPRDQKAVKTAAETFVPNPKLDVAQAISKLGTGEALVSTLQDKGIPSPVQQTLVSPPRCRMGAINEAERQQVRNGSPVGGKYDTRVDRESAAEMLAQRAEATTQAAQAPPAKTEQDDPDAGGFGQSVKDAVFGTKRRQGMIETMAKQTTRTIGTKLGNQIVRGILGSIFGGRR is encoded by the coding sequence ATGGAATGTTCCACCGCCGCTCATCTCCTGCCGCTAGAATCGCGGCATCACCACGCGAGGTCGAACATGGATCCCATCCTGCTGGGCAAGGGCGTCACCGACGACATTCCGGTCACCCTGCAGCCGAAGTTCGGCAACCGCCACGGCCTGGTGGCCGGCGCCACCGGTACCGGCAAGACCGTGACCCTGATGACCCTCGCGGAAGGCTTCTCGCGGATGGGCGTGCCCGTGTTCATGGCCGACGTGAAGGGCGACGTGGCCGGTCTGGCCGCCGCGGGCGACGGCAGCGAGAAAGTGCTCCAACGCGCGAAGGACATCGGCGTCGCCGACTATGCGCCGAGTGCGAATCCGGTCGTCTTCTGGGACCTCTACGGCAAGCTGGGCCACCCGGTCCGGACCACCGTCAGCGAGATGGGCCCCACCCTGCTCTCGCGCATCCTGGAATTGAACGACACCCAGAGTGGCGTGCTCGACATCGTGTTCAAGCTGGCCGACGACCGCGGCCTGCTGCTGCTCGACCTGGAAGACCTGCGCGCGCTGCTGGGCCTGGTCGCTGCCGAACGCAAGGACATCTCCACCAGCTACGGCCTGGTCAGTACGCAGTCGGTAGGCGCGATCCAGCGTGCGCTGCTGCGGCTGGAGCAGGAAGGCGGCGAGATGTTCTTCGGCGAGCCGGCGCTGGAACTGGCCGACCTGATGCGCACGAATACAGACGGCCGCGGCGTGATCGGCATCCTGGCCGCGGACCAGCTGATCCTGAAACCGCGCCTGTATTCCAGCTTCCTGCTGTGGCTGCTGTCGGAACTGTTCGAGACGCTGCCGGAAGTCGGCGACCTGGACAAGCCCAAGCTCGTGTTCGTGTTCGACGAAGCGCACCTGCTGTTCGACGACTCGCCGCCGGCACTGCAGCAACGCATCGAGCAGGTCGTGCGCCTGATCCGCTCCAAGGGCGTGGGCGTGTACTTCTGTTCGCAGTTCCCGGACGACGTGCCGGACAACATCCTCGGCCAGTTGGGCAACCGCGTGCAGCATGCGCTGCGCGCCTTCACCCCGCGCGACCAGAAGGCGGTGAAGACCGCCGCCGAAACGTTCGTACCGAACCCCAAGCTCGACGTGGCCCAGGCCATCTCCAAGCTCGGCACCGGCGAAGCGCTGGTGTCCACGCTGCAGGACAAGGGCATCCCCTCGCCCGTGCAGCAGACGCTGGTATCGCCGCCGCGCTGCCGCATGGGCGCCATCAACGAGGCCGAACGCCAACAGGTGCGCAACGGCAGCCCCGTCGGCGGGAAGTACGACACCCGCGTGGATCGTGAGTCCGCCGCGGAAATGCTGGCGCAGCGCGCCGAGGCCACGACGCAGGCGGCGCAGGCGCCGCCTGCGAAGACCGAACAGGACGACCCGGACGCCGGCGGTTTCGGCCAATCGGTGAAGGACGCCGTGTTCGGTACCAAGCGACGCCAGGGCATGATCGAGACGATGGCCAAGCAGACCACGCGGACCATCGGCACCAAGCTGGGCAACCAGATCGTGCGCGGCATCCTGGGCAGCATCTTCGGCGGCCGCCGTTGA
- a CDS encoding copper resistance protein NlpE N-terminal domain-containing protein yields MKWLVLLPGIAVSLAASAANPTPTTFAGPFFGSLPSATCVMQDVWLDLRADGHYILQAHCQDDLQAAPTRTGRWSVTWNGTCVQLAPDDDRPAQEFAIHDDDLLVLTAGSCVEPIEDPRGRTLRRAATAGAR; encoded by the coding sequence ATGAAGTGGCTTGTCCTCCTGCCGGGCATCGCCGTGTCGCTGGCGGCTTCGGCCGCCAACCCGACGCCGACGACCTTCGCCGGCCCGTTTTTCGGCAGCCTGCCGTCTGCGACCTGCGTGATGCAGGACGTGTGGCTGGACCTGCGCGCTGACGGGCACTACATCCTGCAGGCGCACTGCCAGGACGACCTGCAGGCCGCGCCGACGCGGACCGGGCGCTGGTCGGTGACCTGGAACGGGACCTGCGTGCAGCTCGCGCCGGACGACGATCGGCCGGCACAGGAGTTCGCCATCCACGACGACGACCTGCTGGTGCTGACTGCCGGCAGCTGCGTCGAGCCCATCGAAGATCCGCGAGGGCGCACGCTGCGACGCGCGGCTACCGCGGGGGCTCGCTGA
- the greB gene encoding transcription elongation factor GreB: MSRWRPPGEKSTALITREGHDRLKAELDDLWRVRRPEVVKALAAAAAEGDRSENAEYTYRKKQLGEIDRRVRYLSKRLEVLRVVDTAPSDPDAVFFGATIELENLASGEASRYRIVGPDETDAARGWISIDSPMARALLKKRIDDEFAVELPGGITQFILVDVSYAD, from the coding sequence GTGTCGCGCTGGCGCCCGCCGGGCGAGAAAAGCACCGCCCTGATCACCCGCGAAGGCCACGACCGCTTGAAGGCCGAGCTGGACGACCTGTGGCGCGTCAGGCGCCCGGAGGTGGTGAAGGCGCTCGCCGCCGCCGCCGCCGAGGGCGACCGCTCAGAGAACGCGGAGTACACGTACCGGAAGAAGCAACTCGGTGAGATCGACCGGCGCGTGCGCTACCTCAGCAAGCGCCTGGAAGTGCTGCGGGTCGTCGACACCGCACCCAGCGATCCGGACGCCGTGTTCTTCGGCGCCACCATCGAACTGGAGAACCTCGCCAGCGGCGAGGCCTCGCGCTACCGCATCGTCGGCCCCGACGAGACCGACGCTGCCCGCGGCTGGATCAGCATCGACTCGCCGATGGCGCGTGCGCTGCTGAAGAAGCGCATCGACGACGAGTTCGCCGTGGAGCTGCCGGGCGGCATCACCCAGTTCATCCTCGTGGATGTCAGCTACGCGGACTGA
- a CDS encoding DUF3025 domain-containing protein, which yields MTAPATVAHAGEGRRRFVAPLRGHVDAVCFRHPVFDGYDEYLDLMTAPGWPDIDALNARMPSSGPGFVKQDAAVLADGLHYEARIAQGRIATRAENWHDLFNALVWMRHPALKQALNQRQCRHIAAMGTHERSPAQQALTQFDESGVIVQVRAPMLLDLWDRHEWTALFHANAARWRNGDIAIAAVVGHALMEQMLVPGRLLVGKCVVVLDDSPDAVARASESISTGAVLTTPSTLRPLPLAGIPGWHAGQSEAFYAQEDYFRPRREGRVYPRPS from the coding sequence GTGACCGCGCCAGCGACGGTCGCCCACGCCGGCGAGGGCCGGCGTCGCTTCGTCGCACCCCTGCGCGGACACGTGGATGCCGTGTGTTTCCGGCATCCGGTGTTCGACGGATACGACGAGTACCTGGACTTGATGACGGCCCCGGGATGGCCGGACATCGACGCCCTCAATGCGCGGATGCCGTCGTCGGGACCGGGCTTCGTGAAGCAGGACGCAGCCGTGCTCGCCGACGGACTGCACTACGAAGCCCGCATCGCCCAGGGGCGCATCGCCACCCGGGCGGAGAACTGGCACGACCTGTTCAACGCACTGGTCTGGATGCGTCACCCGGCCCTCAAGCAGGCCCTCAACCAGCGGCAGTGCCGGCACATCGCGGCGATGGGCACACATGAGCGCAGTCCCGCGCAGCAGGCGCTGACCCAGTTCGATGAAAGCGGCGTCATCGTGCAGGTGCGTGCCCCGATGCTGCTGGACCTGTGGGACCGCCACGAATGGACGGCGCTGTTCCATGCGAATGCCGCACGCTGGCGCAACGGCGACATCGCGATCGCTGCGGTGGTGGGGCACGCACTGATGGAGCAGATGCTGGTGCCGGGTCGGCTGTTGGTCGGGAAGTGCGTGGTCGTGCTCGACGATTCGCCCGACGCGGTCGCGCGCGCGTCCGAGTCGATTTCAACCGGTGCGGTCCTCACCACACCCTCCACGCTGCGGCCGCTGCCGCTGGCCGGTATCCCGGGCTGGCACGCGGGGCAGAGCGAGGCGTTCTATGCGCAGGAAGACTATTTCCGGCCGCGGAGGGAAGGTCGCGTCTACCCGCGGCCGTCGTGA
- the rimO gene encoding 30S ribosomal protein S12 methylthiotransferase RimO, with protein MSLQNPKVGFVSLGCPKALVDSERILTQLRVEGYDIVPTYDAADVVVVNTCGFIDSAVAESLDAIGEAMNANGKVIVTGCLGKRPEQIREQYPDVLAISGPQDYQSVMEALHTALPPKHDPFVDLVPDYGIKLTPRHYAYLKISEGCNHRCSFCIIPSMRGDLVSRPVDDVLREAERLVRGGVKELLVVSQDTSAYGVDVKYAEREWRGKAYQTRMKALCEGLGELDAWVRMHYVYPYPHVDDVVPLMAEGKVLPYLDIPFQHASPRILKLMKRPGAVEKTLERVKRWRSISPDITLRSTFIVGFPGETDQEFEELLQFLDEAQLDRVGAFAYSPVEGAAANLLPNPVPEELKQERLARFMEKQAEISAARLEAKIGTVQQCLVDLIEDDIAVARSKADAPEIDGLVHIQNGGEAGLRVGQFVDVEITESDEHDLFGDAIVETAGRPLDVKVL; from the coding sequence ATGTCCCTGCAGAACCCCAAGGTGGGCTTCGTCAGCCTCGGCTGCCCGAAGGCCCTGGTCGATTCCGAACGCATCCTCACCCAGCTCCGCGTGGAGGGATACGACATCGTGCCGACCTACGACGCGGCGGACGTGGTGGTGGTGAACACCTGCGGTTTCATCGATTCCGCGGTGGCCGAATCGCTGGACGCGATCGGCGAGGCGATGAACGCGAACGGCAAGGTCATCGTCACCGGCTGCCTGGGCAAGCGTCCGGAGCAGATCCGGGAGCAGTATCCGGACGTACTCGCGATCAGTGGCCCGCAGGACTACCAGAGCGTGATGGAGGCGCTGCACACCGCGCTGCCGCCGAAGCACGATCCGTTCGTCGACCTGGTCCCGGACTACGGCATCAAGCTGACGCCGCGGCACTACGCGTATCTCAAGATCTCCGAAGGCTGCAACCACCGCTGCAGCTTCTGCATCATCCCGTCGATGCGTGGCGACCTGGTGTCGCGTCCCGTCGACGACGTCCTGCGCGAGGCCGAGCGCCTGGTGCGCGGCGGCGTGAAGGAGCTGCTGGTGGTGTCTCAGGACACCTCGGCTTACGGCGTGGACGTGAAGTACGCCGAGCGCGAGTGGCGAGGCAAGGCCTACCAGACGCGCATGAAGGCACTGTGCGAAGGCCTGGGCGAACTCGATGCCTGGGTGCGCATGCACTACGTCTACCCGTACCCGCACGTGGACGACGTCGTTCCTCTGATGGCCGAAGGCAAGGTGCTGCCGTACCTCGACATCCCGTTCCAGCACGCCAGCCCGCGCATCCTCAAGTTGATGAAGCGTCCCGGCGCCGTCGAAAAGACGCTGGAGCGCGTGAAGCGCTGGCGTTCGATCAGCCCCGACATCACCCTGCGCTCGACCTTCATCGTCGGCTTCCCGGGCGAGACCGACCAGGAGTTCGAAGAACTGCTGCAGTTCCTCGACGAAGCGCAACTGGATCGCGTGGGCGCGTTCGCCTATTCGCCGGTGGAAGGCGCGGCGGCGAACCTGCTGCCCAACCCGGTGCCGGAAGAGCTCAAGCAGGAGCGCCTGGCGCGCTTCATGGAGAAGCAGGCGGAGATCTCCGCTGCGCGCCTTGAAGCCAAGATCGGCACCGTGCAGCAGTGCCTGGTGGACCTGATCGAGGACGACATCGCGGTGGCGCGTTCGAAGGCCGATGCGCCGGAGATCGATGGCCTGGTGCATATCCAGAACGGCGGTGAAGCCGGCCTGCGCGTGGGCCAGTTCGTCGACGTGGAGATCACCGAGAGCGACGAACACGACCTGTTCGGCGACGCCATCGTCGAAACGGCGGGCAGGCCGCTCGACGTCAAGGTGCTGTGA
- a CDS encoding dienelactone hydrolase family protein, translating to MGQWIPFDSPHGRIHAWRADPEGAPRGALVVVQEIFGVNPHIRTVAEGFAREGYVALAPAYFDPIEPGIELGYDADGIARGKALITALGLERAADITRAAADTLMDQGKVGTVGYCWGGTVALLAALRRGLPSVSYYGARNLPFLEETPKAPVMFHFGERDTSIPPAMVQAHRDALPQMEVFTYPAGHGFNCDLRADYDPVSARLARERTLDFFARNLA from the coding sequence ATGGGCCAGTGGATCCCCTTCGACTCTCCGCACGGCCGCATACACGCCTGGCGCGCCGACCCCGAGGGAGCCCCGCGCGGCGCGCTGGTCGTGGTGCAGGAGATCTTCGGCGTGAATCCGCACATCCGGACCGTCGCGGAGGGCTTCGCCCGGGAGGGCTATGTCGCGCTGGCGCCCGCGTACTTCGACCCGATCGAACCTGGCATCGAACTCGGCTACGACGCCGACGGCATCGCACGCGGGAAAGCCCTGATCACCGCATTGGGGCTGGAGCGCGCAGCCGACATCACCCGCGCCGCCGCCGACACGCTCATGGACCAGGGAAAGGTGGGCACCGTGGGCTATTGCTGGGGCGGCACCGTCGCCCTGCTGGCCGCCCTGCGACGGGGCCTGCCGTCCGTCAGCTACTACGGTGCGCGCAACCTGCCTTTCCTCGAGGAAACGCCGAAGGCGCCGGTGATGTTCCACTTCGGCGAACGGGACACCTCCATCCCGCCGGCGATGGTGCAGGCGCATCGGGACGCGCTGCCGCAGATGGAGGTCTTCACCTACCCCGCCGGCCACGGCTTCAACTGCGACCTCCGCGCCGATTACGATCCCGTGAGCGCGCGCCTCGCACGCGAGCGCACACTCGACTTCTTCGCACGGAACCTCGCATGA
- a CDS encoding HIT family protein: MTDFALDPRLAADSVFIADGPLSQVRLMDDTRFPWLVLVPRVNGVSEWLELEGGQQRLLLAEINQAGQLLRAQTGVQKLNIGALGNIVRQLHIHLVGRHEGDAAWPGPVWGSGSAVRHESAALQAALDAWRQRLA, from the coding sequence ATGACCGACTTCGCCCTCGACCCCCGCCTGGCTGCCGACAGCGTTTTCATCGCCGACGGCCCGCTTTCGCAGGTGCGCCTGATGGATGACACGCGTTTCCCCTGGCTGGTGTTGGTGCCCCGGGTCAACGGCGTCAGCGAATGGCTGGAACTGGAAGGCGGCCAGCAGCGCCTGCTGCTTGCGGAGATCAACCAGGCCGGGCAGCTCCTTCGCGCGCAAACGGGCGTGCAGAAGCTCAACATCGGTGCGCTCGGCAACATCGTGCGGCAGTTGCACATCCACCTGGTGGGACGCCACGAGGGCGACGCCGCATGGCCCGGTCCGGTGTGGGGCAGCGGCAGCGCGGTGCGTCATGAATCCGCGGCGCTGCAGGCCGCGTTGGACGCCTGGCGCCAGCGCCTGGCGTGA
- a CDS encoding RDD family protein: protein MHAPPPMPQDPYRSPDAELASSSVSGLDPADRALRLVAVLIDGVIALVLMVPLMFMGGFWEAAFEAGRSGGFGLMPLGTTLMWAVVGFVLFVLIQGYPLQMTGQTWGKKLLSLKIVDLQGNKPALADLLLKRYLPTHAIANLPCLGLIYVLVDSLMIFRADQRCLHDLIAGTRVVKAS from the coding sequence ATGCACGCACCGCCACCAATGCCGCAGGATCCCTATCGCAGCCCCGACGCTGAGCTTGCGTCCTCATCCGTCAGCGGACTCGATCCGGCCGACCGCGCGCTGCGCCTGGTCGCGGTGCTGATCGATGGCGTCATCGCCCTGGTGTTGATGGTGCCGCTGATGTTCATGGGCGGCTTCTGGGAAGCCGCGTTCGAAGCGGGACGCTCGGGCGGGTTCGGCCTGATGCCGCTGGGCACCACGCTGATGTGGGCGGTCGTGGGATTCGTGCTCTTCGTGCTGATCCAGGGCTATCCGTTGCAGATGACGGGACAGACCTGGGGCAAGAAGCTGCTGTCGCTGAAGATCGTTGACCTGCAGGGGAACAAACCCGCGCTGGCGGACCTGTTGCTGAAGCGCTACCTGCCCACGCACGCGATCGCGAATCTTCCCTGCCTCGGCCTGATCTACGTGCTGGTCGATTCGCTCATGATCTTCCGCGCCGACCAACGCTGCCTGCACGATCTCATCGCCGGCACGCGCGTCGTCAAGGCGTCCTGA
- the dcd gene encoding dCTP deaminase, which translates to MSIKSDRWIRRMAEQQGMIEPFEPGQVKQANGERIVSYGTSSYGYDVRCSREFKVFTNINSTIVDPKHFDPKSFVDIEADECIIPPNSFALARTVEFFRIPRDTLVVCLGKSTYARCGIIVNVTPLEPEWEGHVTLEFSNTTPLPARIYANEGVAQMLFFQSDADDVCETSYKDRGGKYQGQTGVTLPRT; encoded by the coding sequence ATGAGCATCAAGAGCGACCGTTGGATCCGCCGCATGGCCGAGCAGCAGGGCATGATCGAGCCGTTCGAGCCGGGGCAGGTGAAACAGGCCAACGGCGAGCGCATCGTCAGCTACGGCACCTCCAGCTACGGCTACGACGTGCGGTGCTCGCGCGAGTTCAAGGTGTTCACCAACATCAACTCCACCATCGTCGACCCCAAGCACTTCGACCCCAAGAGTTTCGTGGACATCGAGGCCGACGAATGCATCATCCCGCCGAACAGCTTCGCGCTGGCGCGCACGGTGGAGTTCTTCCGCATCCCGCGTGACACGCTGGTGGTGTGCCTGGGTAAGAGCACCTATGCGCGCTGCGGCATCATCGTCAACGTCACCCCGCTGGAACCGGAATGGGAGGGGCACGTGACGCTGGAGTTCAGCAACACCACGCCGCTGCCGGCGCGCATCTACGCCAATGAGGGTGTGGCGCAGATGCTGTTCTTCCAGTCCGATGCCGACGACGTCTGCGAGACCAGCTACAAGGACCGCGGCGGCAAGTACCAGGGCCAGACCGGCGTGACGCTGCCGCGCACCTGA
- the apbC gene encoding iron-sulfur cluster carrier protein ApbC: MRQWCDSNDTRASQVTDIKTVYDRPRTHAVQGTLSPHPRVRNVIAVGSGKGGVGKSTTAVNLALALAAEGARIGLLDADVYGPSLPAMLGLSGRPDSPDNKSIEPMRAFGVEAMSIGLLVDQDTPMIWRGPMATSALMQLFNDTLWGDLDYLLIDLPPGTGDIQLTLAQKIPVAGAVIVTTPQDIATLDAKKALKMFEKVEVPVLGIVENMAVHTCSHCGHVEHLFGQGGGERMAAQYGVPLLGSLPLDIVIREQGDAGQPVVVAAPDSAVAQAYRQTARVMAATLAQRPRAPLSIVSSLV; this comes from the coding sequence ATGAGACAATGGTGCGATTCGAACGACACCCGAGCTTCACAAGTGACTGATATCAAGACTGTTTATGACAGGCCCCGCACCCACGCCGTCCAAGGCACCCTGTCCCCCCATCCCCGCGTCCGCAACGTCATCGCGGTCGGATCGGGCAAGGGTGGGGTGGGGAAGTCGACGACCGCCGTCAATCTCGCCTTGGCCCTGGCAGCCGAAGGCGCGCGCATCGGGCTGCTGGACGCCGATGTCTACGGTCCCAGCCTTCCCGCCATGCTGGGCCTGTCCGGGCGTCCCGACAGTCCGGATAACAAGTCCATCGAGCCGATGCGGGCGTTCGGGGTGGAGGCGATGTCCATCGGCCTGCTGGTCGACCAGGACACGCCGATGATCTGGCGCGGCCCCATGGCCACTTCCGCGCTGATGCAGCTGTTCAACGACACGCTCTGGGGCGACCTGGACTACCTGTTGATCGACCTGCCCCCGGGCACGGGCGACATCCAGCTGACCCTGGCCCAGAAAATCCCGGTGGCCGGCGCGGTCATCGTCACCACGCCGCAGGACATCGCCACGCTGGATGCGAAGAAGGCGCTGAAGATGTTCGAGAAGGTGGAAGTGCCGGTGCTGGGCATCGTCGAGAACATGGCCGTGCATACGTGCTCCCACTGCGGCCACGTCGAGCACCTCTTCGGCCAGGGCGGGGGCGAGCGCATGGCCGCGCAGTACGGCGTGCCGCTGCTGGGCTCCCTGCCGCTGGACATCGTCATTCGCGAGCAGGGCGACGCCGGCCAGCCGGTCGTGGTCGCCGCGCCCGATTCGGCGGTGGCGCAGGCCTACCGGCAGACGGCGCGGGTCATGGCCGCCACCCTGGCGCAACGTCCGCGCGCGCCGCTGTCCATCGTCTCCTCGCTGGTCTAG